In one Scomber japonicus isolate fScoJap1 chromosome 6, fScoJap1.pri, whole genome shotgun sequence genomic region, the following are encoded:
- the shkbp1 gene encoding SH3KBP1-binding protein 1 — translation MMSNTARSGDIIHLNVGGKRFSTSRQTLTWVPDSFFSSLLSGRISTLKDETGAIFIDRDPSLFAPILNFLRTKELHPRSISVHMLMHEAEFYGITPLVRKLQLCDELDRSSCGNVLFNGYLPPPVYPAKRLNRHSVAGSQFMAGRSATAERVPVRRSNTMPPNLGNSGILGRAVTEERTCGAPLSDPGMVRIICGHHNWIAVAYAQFVVCYRVKESTGWQQVFTSPRLDWVIDRVALNAKVMGGSLGDNDKMVAVASATDIILWAICPDGNGNEIGVFSLNVPVEALFFVGNQLIATSHTGKVGVWNAVTKHWQNQDVVPISSYDTAGSFLILGCNNGSIYYIDVQKFPLRMKDNDLLVTELYRDPTEDAITALSVYLTPKTSDSGNWIEIAYGTSSGTVRVIVQHPETVGSGPQLFQTFSVHRSPVTKIMLSEKHLISVCADNNHVRTWTVTRFRGMISTQPGSTPLTSFKILSLDDVDGHGGCSAGTEIGPYGERDDQQVFIQRVVPDTDKLYVRLSSNGKRVCEVRSVDTTSITAFMVHECEGSSRIGSRPRRYLFSGHGNGSIQMWDLTTAMEIAGKVDIRALGGPTEEELLELLDQCDLALTRTPDSTPRASTCSLVSQLSDGIRAERLHSAGRGGGASGSSASLCGSLPRQAPPPLPFTKPVRDAGLSAGPGLQPLTIPGPAYSHSSSSSPSPRPPRHQEPWGSVRRGSFVERCQELAKGSEAATSSGFVVPAGSEGVRRSLAVCSELEARFGMRTPTTFSVSPGARHPTGTPSSLSSSPLSGSSSLRRTAPTSPTAPAPPPPPAMSPTRSQTTASPRRSPAAPPADVPAPPESPASPDSPPAAAAAPPTSPKPHLNETSF, via the exons ATGATGTCTAACACGGCGAGGAGCGGCGACATCATCCACCTGAACGTCGGAGGGAAGAG gtTCAGCACCTCCAGACAGACGCTCACATGGGTTCCTGACTCGTTTTTCTCCAG TCTTCTGAGTGGTCGGATCTCGACGTTAAAAGATGAAACCGGAGCT ATCTTCATCGACAGGGACCCCTCCCTGTTCGCTCCCATCCTCAACTTCCTGCGGACCAAAGAGCTGCACCCCCGCTCCATCAGCGTGCACATGCTCATGCACGAGGCCGAGTTCTACGGCATCACGCCTCTCG TGCGgaagctgcagctgtgtgacgAGCTGGACCGATCGTCCTGTGGAAACGTGTTGTTCAACGGATACCTGCCTCCacctg TGTACCCGGCGAAGCGTCTGAACCGTCACAGCGTTGCGGGGTCGCAGTTCATGGCGGGACGATCGGCGACGGCAGAGAGAGTACCGGTCAGACGCAGCAACACGATGCCTCCAAACCTCGGCAACTCTGGGATACTGGGCCGAGCCGTCACTGAGGAGAGGACGTGTGGAg ctccgTTATCAGATCCTGGGATGGTTCGTATCATCTGTGGTCATCATAACTGGATCGCTGTGGCCTACGCTCAGTTTGTCGTCTGTTACAG GGTGAAGGAGTCCACCGGGTGGCAGCAGGTCTTCACCTCTCCTCGTCTCGACTGGGTGATCGACCGAGTCGCGCTCAACGCCAAGGTGATGGGCGGCTCGCTGGGAGACAACGACAAGATGGTGGCCGTCGCCTCGGCAACCGACATCATCCTGTGGGCCATCTGCCCCGACGGCAACGGGAATGAAATCG GTGTGTTCAGCCTCAACGTGCCCGTGGAGGCGCTCTTCTTCGTTGGTAACCAGCTGATCGCCACCAGCCACACGGGGAAGGTCGGGGTGTGGAACGCCGTCACCAAACACTGGCAG AATCAGGACGTGGTTCCCATCAGCAGCTACGACACCGCTGGCTCCTTCCTCATCCTAGGCTGCAACAACGGATCCATCTATTATATCG aCGTGCAGAAGTTCCCTCTGAGGATGAAGGATAACGACCTGCTGGTGACGGAGCTCTACAGAGACCCGACTGAAGACGCCATCACTGCTCTCAGCGTCTACCTCACTCCTAAAACCA gTGACAGCGGGAACTGGATCGAGATCGCGTACGGGACGAGCTCGGGGACGGTCCGAGTCATCGTCCAGCACCCGGAGACGGTGGGCTCGGGGCCGCAGCTGTTCCAGACCTTCTCCGTCCACCGGAGCCCCGTCACCAAGATCATGCTGTCAGAGAAACACCTGATCTCAG tgtgcgCTGATAACAACCATGTGCGTACGTGGACGGTGACGCGGTTCAGAGGGATGATCTCCACTCAGCCCGGTTCCACTCCGCTCACGTCCTTCAAGATCCTCAGTCTGGACGACGTGGACGGACACGGAGGCTGCAGCGCCGGGACGGAGAtcg ggccGTACGGAGAGAGAGACGACCAGCAGGTTTTCATCCAGCGAGTCGTTCCAGACACCGACAAACTCTACGTCAGGCTGTCGTCCAATGGGAAGAG ggtgtGTGAGGTGCGCTCCGTGGACACCACCTCCATCACGGCCTTCATGGTTCACGAGTGCGAAGGTTCGAGTCGCATCGGCTCTCGGCCGCGGCGCTACCTGTTCAGTGGCCATGGCAACGGCAGCATCCAGATGTGGGACCTGACGACCGCCATGGAGATCGCCGGCAAAGTCGACATCAGAG CGCTGGGCGGGCCGACggaggaggagctgctggagctgctggaccAGTGTGACCTCGCTCTGACCCGAACACCTGACAGCACACCGAGGGCCTCCacctgcag tCTGGTGTCTCAGCTGAGCGACGGCATTCGGGCGGAGCGTCTCCACTCAGCAGGACGAGGAGGCGGAGCTTCAGgttcctctgcttctctgtgcGGCAGCCTCCCTCGCCAAGCCCCGCCCCCCCTTCCCTTCACCAAACCTGTCCGAGACGCCGGCCTGTCAGCTGGCCCCGGCCTGCAGCCCCTCACCATCCCCGGCCCCGCCTACTCTCACAGCTCTAGCTCCTCCCCCAGCCCCCGCCCCCCCCGCCACCAGGAGCCGTGGGGGTCTGTGCGCAGGGGCAGCTTTGTGGAGCGCTGCCAGGAGCTCGCTAAGGGCTCGGAGGCGGCGACGAGCTCGGGGTTCGTGGTTCCGGCGGGGTCGGAGGGCGTGAGGCGGAGCTTAGCGGTGTGCAGCGAGTTAGAGGCCAGATTCGGCATGCGGACCCCCACCACCTTCTCTGTGTCGCCGGGTGCTCGCCATCCCACCGGGACGCCTTCATCGTTGTCGTCCTCGCCGCTGTCGGGGTCTTCGTCGCTCCGCAGGACGGCGCCCACCTCCCCAAccgcccccgccccccctccccccccggCTATGAGCCCCACCCGCTCTCAGACGACGGCCTCTCCTCGCCGCAGTCCCGCTGCGCCTCCTGCTGACGTCCCAGCGCCTCCTGAGAGTCCGGCGAGCCCCGACAGCCCTCCCGCCGCCGCTGCCGCCCCCCCCACTAGCCCCAAACCACATTTGAACGAGACcagcttctga
- the LOC128360935 gene encoding tripartite motif-containing protein 16-like: MAQRDQLDRESFSCSICLDLLKDPVTTSCGHSFCMSCIKGFWDGEDQRKIYSCPQCREAFTPRPVLKKNTMLAALVEQLKKTGLQAAPADHCYAGPEDVACDVCTGRKLKAFKSCLVCLASYCENHLQPHYDATPLKKHKLVEPSKKLQENICSRHDEVMKIFCRTDKKCICYLCNMEDHKGHDTVPAAAERTERQRELEVSRLNIQQRIQDREKDVKLLQQEVEAISLSADKAVEDSEKIFTQLIRLLQKRSSDVKQKIRSQQETEVSGVKELQEKLQQEITELKRKDAELKQLSHTEDHNQFLHNYPSVSQLSEPTDSSSINIRPLRYFEDVTAAVSELRDKLQDILKEELTNISLTGTEVDVLLSEPEPKTRAEFLKYSREITLDPNTVNTKLLLSEGNRKVEYTSQQQSYSSHTDRFTDHYQVLSRESLTGRCYWEVERSGGVEVAVAYKNISRTGSESLFGNNDKSWSLWCYPNNYLFYFNNIETPVSGPVSSRVGVYLDHRAGILSFYSVSETMTLLHRVQTTFTQPLYAGLWVQDRSTAELCKVK; the protein is encoded by the coding sequence atggcgcagagagatcagctggaccgagaatCCTTCTcctgttcgatctgtctggatctactgaaggatccggtgactacttcctgtggacacagcttctgtatgagctgtattaaaggattctgggatggagaggatcagaggaagatctacagctgccctcagtgcagagaggccttcacaccgaggcctgtcctgaagaaaaacaccatgttagcagctttagtggagcagctgaagaagactggactccaagctgctcctgctgatcactgctatgctggacctgaagatgtggcctgtgatgtctgcactgggaggaagctgaaagccttcaagtcctgtctggtgtgtctggcctcttactgtgagaatcacctccagcctcattatgatgcaactccattaaagaaacacaagctggtggagccctccaagaagctccaggagaacatctgctctcgtcatgatgaggtgatgaagatattctgccgtacagataagaagtgtatctgttatctgtgcaatatggaggatcataaaggccacgacacagtcccagctgcagcagaaaggactgagaggcagagagagctcgaggtgagtcgactaaacatccagcagagaatccaggacagagagaaagatgtgaagctgcttcaacaggaggtggaggccatcagtctctctgctgataaagcagtggaggacagtgagaagatcttcactcagctgatccgtctcctccagaaaagaagctctgatgtgaagcagaagatcagatcccagcaggaaactgaagtgagtggagtcaaagagcttcaggagaagctgcagcaggagatcactgagctgaagaggaaagacgctgaactgaagcagctctcacacacagaggatcacaaccagtttctacacaactacccctcagtgtcacaactcagtgaacctacagactcatccagcatcaatatccgtcctctcagatactttgaggatgtgacagcagctgtgtcagagctcagagataaactacaggacatcctgaaggaggaattgacaaacatctcactgacagggactgaagtggacgttttactgtcagaaccagaacccaagaccagagccgagttcttaaaatattcacgtgaaatcactctggatccaaacacagtaaacacaaagctgttattatctgaggggaacagaaaagtagaatatACGAGCCAACAACAGTCATattctagtcacacagacagattcactgatcattatcaggtcctgagtagagagagtctgactggacgttgttactgggaggtggagaggagcgGAGGAGTTGaggtagcagtcgcatacaagaatatcagcagaacaggaagtgaatctctatttggaaataatgacaaatcttggtctttatgGTGTTACCCTAAcaactatttattttacttcaaCAACATTgaaactcccgtctcaggtcctgtttcctccagagtcggagtgtacctggatcacagagcaggtattctgtccttctacagcgtctctgaaaccatgactctcctccacagagtccagaccacattcactcagcctctctatgctggactttgggTTCAGGATAgatccacagctgagttgtgtaaagtgaaatag